In the genome of Girardinichthys multiradiatus isolate DD_20200921_A chromosome 7, DD_fGirMul_XY1, whole genome shotgun sequence, one region contains:
- the LOC124871095 gene encoding filamin A-interacting protein 1-like, producing the protein MTAPSLLTEVEVLRRRVVEMEGKDEELIRMADQCRDLDHRLANEIRHCRGLKFEVDKLHGRICEMERMEEALGKSKQECSILKNSLGKEREFSNMMSGELNALRIRVRELEAVEGRLEKSEIIVRQDLGKLRALTAALVEDRKSMAEKLRQAEEKISKKESKKNEHGNLAMMAERLREERQLALRSKEDLEEKIKDIIMQKDELRDRLKTEEERNRDLQSKITTMKKKLNLFENRKEKEEKYTSNTANLCQTEDNKVKELTKEVDELQKRLQNKEVLKAELLKVEEDFRALERRLNDERRRSQALTEELEEAKKELSSYKHGEKEEINQEHLLLCHLQKEQVKSRLLTREVDTLKEKLQKLVGTEESICKVQMNQSTLQKKLTQQEAKNKEMAQQVDKLTSELNSYRQIKNWTSAANKHFSNLHQTTNEVQTEPEEHLVSDHNMQSRRLNKVNTDKHLNHNTDVTNRESTFVSSIDSFNTANDSMNNHSEVDMQTVNGEVMMLTHTPGQPLQIKVTPHHMISTATLEITSPSGDTSTTATPMSGTSSKQRITIIQSSSSPVVNSKSPSSSSDRTLSPVNGTSISRVLSPKSSRSVTPDNNNSPIQIVTVRTCSPEPTEAANPAIFCKTPERPHSWQHQRSNSNDTSPSIITTEDSKIHIHLGSPYIHPLNGMTQSIPPPVGPYYLRHEQRTQVIANGCHVKGVGKITSSITISPANAHASHSNITVSGLCD; encoded by the coding sequence ATGACGGCCCCGAGCCTGctgacagaggtggaggtgctGAGGAGGAGGGTGGTAGAAATGGAGGGGAAAGACGAAGAGCTGATACGGATGGCGGACCAGTGTCGAGACCTCGACCACAGACTAGCAAACGAGATCAGGCACTGCCGTGGTTTAAAGTTTGAGGTAGATAAGCTCCACGGCCGAATCTGTGAAATGGAGAGAATGGAGGAGGCTTTGGGCAAAAGCAAACAGGAGTGTAGTATTTTGAAGAACAGCTTGGGGAAAGAGAGAGAGTTCAGCAACATGATGTCTGGGGAGCTTAATGCTCTTAGAATAAGGGTGAGAGAGCTAGAGGCTGTTGAGGGTCGACTagaaaagagtgaaataattgTCAGACAAGACCTGGGCAAGCTCCGAGCACTGACTGCAGCTCTGGTGGAGGACAGGAAGAGTATGGCAGAGAAGCTCCGACAGGCAGAGGAAAAAATCAGTAAGAAAGAGAGCAAGAAAAATGAGCATGGTAATTTGGCAATGATGGCAGAGAGGCTGAGAGAGGAAAGGCAGCTGGCACTAAGATCTAAGGAAGATTTAGAAGAGAAGATTAAGGACATAATAATGCAAAAGGATGAGCTCCGAGACAGACTAAAAACCGAGGAGGAGAGGAACAGGGATCTACAGAGTAAAATAACCACAATGAAGAAAAAGTTAAACCTGTTTGAGaacaggaaagaaaaagaagagaagtACACAAGCAACACTGCCAATTTGTGTCAAACGGAGGACAACAAAGTTAAAGAGCTGACTAAGGAGGTTGATGAGCTGCAGAAGAGACTCCAGAATAAGGAGGTCCTGAAGGCAGAACTGCTGAAAGTGGAGGAAGATTTTAGAGCCCTGGAGAGAAGGCTGAACGATGAAAGGAGGAGGTCACAAGCTTTAACAGAAGAGCTAGAGGAGGCAAAGAAGGAGCTTTCCAGCTACAAGCATGGGGAAAAGGAGGAGATCAACCAGGAGCATCTACTTCTTTGCCATCTTCAGAAAGAACAGGTGAAATCCAGACTCCTAACCAGAGAAGTAGATACCCTAAAGGAGAAACTCCAGAAGCTGGTGGGGACAGAGGAGTCAATCTGCAAGGTCCAGATGAATCAGTCAACACTGCAGAAAAAACTGACCCAGCAGGAAGCCAAGAACAAAGAGATGGCCCAGCAGGTGGACAAGCTGACGAGTGAGCTCAACAGTTATAGACAAATCAAGAACTGGACATCTGCTGCCAACAAACACTTCTCAAACCTTCATCAGACCACCAACGAAGTGCAGACTGAACCTGAAGAACACCTTGTTTCAGACCACAACATGCAGAGTAGgagattaaataaagtaaacacAGACAAGCATCTAAACCACAACACTGATGTCACAAACAGAGAAAGCACTTTTGTCAGCAGCATTGACAGCTTCAACACTGCAAATGACTCCATGAACAACCATTCAGAAGTGGATATGCAAACAGTTAATGGAGAGGTGATGATGCTGACACACACACCAGGGCAGCCCTTGCAGATTAAAGTTACACCACATCATATGATCAGCACAGCCACGCTCGAGATTACCAGCCCTTCTGGAGACACCAGCACTACCGCCACCCCAATGAGTGGGACTTCCTCAAAGCAGAGaattaccattattcagagctcaAGTTCACCTGTGGTTAATTCCAAGAGTCCTTCTTCAAGTTCTGACCGTACTCTCTCCCCAGTCAATGGAACGTCCATCTCGCGGGTGTTGAGTCCAAAATCATCCCGCTCTGTTACACCCGACAACAACAATTCACCCATTCAGATTGTCACAGTCAGGACATGTTCTCCAGAGCCAACAGAAGCTGCAAATCCGGCCATCTTCTGCAAGACTCCCGAGAGGCCACACAGCTGGCAGCATCAAAGGTCTAACAGCAATGACACAAGTCCCAGTATCATCACGACAGAGGACAGTAAGATCCACATCCATCTGGGAAGCCCATATATCCATCCTCTGAATGGTATGACCCAAAGCATCCCACCGCCTGTTGGGCCGTACTACCTTCGGCATGAGCAAAGGACTCAAGTAATCGCCAACGGATGTCACGTGAAAGGTGTTGGCAAGATCACAAGCAGCATCACCATCTCCCCTGCTAATGCTCATGCATCACACTCAAACATCACCGTTAGTGGTCTTTGTGATTAG